In the Camelus bactrianus isolate YW-2024 breed Bactrian camel chromosome 17, ASM4877302v1, whole genome shotgun sequence genome, one interval contains:
- the ITIH4 gene encoding inter-alpha-trypsin inhibitor heavy chain H4 isoform X1: MGPEQQPGAPAERKGALWPHLSLLRNKVYPSCLDPSSSCPTQTPPRAVWCLCSGPTDVVTLTWPPGFCLPEAALWPSSSWPPLCFSQAGLMENGLVHHCVPRPWGTWWRHLTGVRGGGGLVDLPEGVPVSTSHLTCLSSGHIPVPSQGPQDIDSLPPYLRPLRVLAYRFQFPRTYPRRGGAASKLLIHSPLPLKFRSHLPGTGAKMKTPAPVHAWDIVLVLLSLLLAILQTTTAQKNGINIYSLTVDSKVSSRFAHTVVTSRVVNRANTVQEATFQMELPKKAFITNFSMIIDGVTYPGNIKEKSVAQKKYSAAVSRGESAGLVQATGRKTEKFQVSVSVAPAAKVTFELVYEELLSRRLGAYELLLQIHPQQLVKHLQMDVHIFEPQGISFLETESTFMTNELAKALTTFQNQTKAHIQFKPTLSQQQISPEQQDTVLNGNFIIRYDVNRTSSGGSIQIENGYFVHYFAPEGLSTLSKNVIFVIDKSGSMSGRKIQQTQEALLKILDDLRPYDQFNLISFSGEATQWKPQLVPASAENVKEAKSYVAGIQAQGGTNINDAMLMAVQLLERANREELLPARSVTLIVLLTDGDPTVGETNPSRIQKNVQEAIDGQYSLFCLGFGFDVSYAFLEKLALDNGGLARRIYEDSDSALQLQDFYQEVANPLLTSVAFEYPSNAVEAVTQDHFRLFFKGSELVVAGKLRDQSPDILSARVRGQLNLEDITFVTESSVAEQEEAFRSPKYIFHSFMERLWAYLTIQQLLEQMVSTKSDAEKQALEARALSLSLNYSFVTPLTSMVITKPEGQEQSEVAEKPVENESRHRNVYSGPALFGTHSMRDRMSRITGDSGADPVLSKRRGWRGQAGVFGQGPGFPMRFGQLGPSGPIHPPYLPDPSHHTTWGAVLPDIALASVSSAISVPDQASRDLDIRIKETTTTAPPPAPIQAPSVILPLPGQSENQLCVDLKHSQGLLNLLSDPGQGVEVTGHYEMGKAKFMWIDVTFKNPQLQVRASPEHVVVTRNRRNSAYKWKETLYSVVSGLKMTMDKAGLLLLSSPDRVTIGLLSWDGPGEGLRLLLRDVDRFSSHVSGTLGQFYQDVLWGPPAAADDSKRTLRVQGRDHSATRELKLDYQEAPPGKEIVCWSVEL; this comes from the exons ATGGGGCCTGAACAGCAGCCGGGGGCCCCTGCAGAGAGAAAGGGGGCTCTTTggccccacctctctctcctcaGAAATAAGGTGTATCCATCCTGCCTTGACCCCAGCAGCTCCTGCCCCACTCAGACACCCCCAAGGGCTGTTTGGTGTCTTTGCAGCGGCCCCACTGATGTGGTCACACTGACATGGCCTCCAGGCTTCTGCCTCCCAGAAGCCGCCCTCTGGCCCTCATCTTCCTGGCCACCTCTCTGCTTCTCCCAGGCTGGGCTTATGGAAAATGGGCTGGTTCACCACTGTGTCCCCAGACCCTGGGGAACGTGGTGGCGgcatctgactggtgtgaggggtGGTGGTGGCCTAGTGGACCTTCCAGAAGGGGTACCAGTATCCACCTCCCACCTGACCTGCCTCTCCTCAGGACACATTCCCGTCCCCAGCCAAGGTCCACAGGACATTGACAGTTTGCCTCCTTATCTGAGGCCACTGCGAGTTTTGGCTTACAGATTCCAGTTTCCTAGAACCTACCCCCGCAGGGGCGGGGCAGCCAGCAAGTTACTAATTCATTCCCCACTTCCTCTCAAGTTCAGAAGCCACCTGCCAGGCACTGGAGCCAAAATGAAGACTCCAGCCCCTGTCCACGCCTGGGACATCGTGCTGGTCCTGCTCTCGCTACTACTGGCCATCCTCCAGACTACCACAGCCCAAAAG AATGGCATCAACATCTACAGCCTCACTGTGGACTCCAAGGTCTCATCCCGATTTGCCCACACAGTTGTCACCAGCCGGGTGGTCAACAGGGCCAATACTGTGCAGGAGGCCACCTTCCAGATGGAGCTGCCCAAGAAAGCCTTCATCACCAACTTCTCCAT gatcATCGATGGTGTGACCTACCCAGGGAACATCAAGGAGAAGTCTGTAGCCCAGAAGAAGTACAGCGCTGCCGTGTCCAGAGGAGAGAGCGCCGGCCTCGTCCA GGCCACTGGAAGAAAGACAGAGAAGTTCCAGGTGTCGGTCAGTGTTGCTCCCGCTGCCAAGGTCACTTTCGAGCTGGTGTACGAGGAGCTGCTGTCACGGCGTCTGGGGGCATACGAGCTGCTGCTGCAAATTCATCCTCAGCAGCTGGTCAAGCATCTGCAG ATGGACGTTCATATCTTCGAGCCTCAAGGCATCAGCTTTCTGGAGACAGAGAGCACCTTCATGACCAATGAACTGGCAAAGGCCCTCACCACCTTCCAGAACCAGACCAAG GCTCACATCCAATTCAAGCCGACGCTCTCTCAGCAGCAAATATCTCCAGAGCAACAGGACACAGTCCTGAATGGCAACTTCATCATCCGCTATGATGTCAATCGGACCTCCTCTGGGGGTTCCATTCAG ATCGAGAATGGCTACTTTGTGCACTACTTTGCCCCTGAGGGCCTGTCCACGCTATCTAAGAACGTGATCTTTGTCATTGACAAGAGTGGCTCCATGAGCGGCAGGAAAATACAGCAG ACTCAGGAAGCCCTACTTAAGATCCTGGATGACCTCCGCCCCTACGACCAGTTCAACCTCATCAGCTTCAGTGGGGAAGCAACCCAGTGGAAGCCACAGCTGGTGCCAGCCTCAGCTGAGAACGTGAAAGAGGCCAAGAGCTACGTTGCTGGCATCCAGGCCCAGGGAG GGACCAATATAAACGATGCGATGCTGATGGCCGTGCAGCTGCTGGAAAGAGCCAACCGAGAGGAGCTGCTGCCTGCAAGGAGCGTCACCCTCATCGTCCTCCTCACTGATGGTGACCCCACTGTGG GGGAGACCAACCCCTCGAGGATCCAGAAGAATGTGCAGGAAGCCATCGATGGTCAGTACAGCCTCTTCTGCCTGGGCTTTGGCTTCGACGTCAGCTACGCCTTCCTGGAGAAGCTGGCACTGGACAATGGCGGCCTGGCCCGGCGCATCTATGAAGACTCCGACTCCGCCCTGCAGCTCCAG GACTTCTACCAGGAGGTGGCCAACCCACTGCTGACGTCGGTAGCCTTCGAGTATCCAAGCAACGCTGTGGAGGCTGTCACGCAGGACCACTTCCGGTTGTTCTTCAAAGGCTCCGAGTTGGTGGTAGCTGGGAAGCTCCGGGACCAGAGCCCTGATATACTCTCCGCCAGAGTCAGGGGGCAGCTG AACCTGGAGGACATCACGTTCGTAACAGAGTCCAGTGTGGCAGAGCAGGAGGAGGCGTTCCGGAGCCCCAAGTACATCTTCCACAGCTTCATGGAGAGACTCTGGGCGTACCTGACCATCCAGCAACTGCTTGAGCAAAT GGTCTCGACGAAGTCAGATGCTGAGAAGCAGGCCCTTGAGGCCCGAGCTCTGAGCTTGTCACTCAACTATAGCTTTGTCACCCCCCTCACATCCATGGTGATCACCAAACCCGAAGGCCAAGAACAGTCTGAAGTTGCTGAGAAGCCTGTGGAAAATG AAAGCAGACACAGGAACGTCTACTCAG GTCCTGCTCTCTTTGGAACTCATTCCATGAGAGACAGAATGTCCAGAATAACAG GAGACAGTGGTGCAGACCCTGTCCTTTCTAAAAGAAGAGGCTGGAGAGGACAAG CCGGAGTTTTCGGGCAGGGACCCGGCTTCCCAATGAGATTCGGACAACTTGGACCTTCTGGACCTATTCATCCTCCTTATCTTCCTGATCCATCCCACCACACGACCTGGGGAGCAGTGCTACCAGACATTGCATTAG CTTCAGTGTCATCAGCTATCTCAGTTCCTGACCAAGCATCTCGTGACCTGGATATAAGAATCAAAG aaacAACCACgacagccccacccccag CCCCCATCCAGGCTCCTTCCGTCATCCTGCCACTGCCTGGCCAGAGCGAGAACCAGCTCTGTGTGGACCTCAAGCACTCTCAGGGTCTTCTGAACCTGCTCTCAGACCCTGGCCAAG GCGTTGAGGTGACTGGCCACTATGAGATGGGGAAGGCCAAGTTCATGTGGATTGACGTGACCTTCAAGAACCCCCAGCTGCAGGTTCGTGCGTCCCCTGAGCACGTGGTAGTAACTCGGAACCGGAGAAACTCTGCGTACAAGTGGAAGGAAACTCTGTACTCGGTCGTGTCCGG CCTCAAGATGACCATGGACAAGGCAGGGCTTCTGCTGCTCAGCAGCCCAGACAGAGTGACCATTGGCCTGCTGTCCTGGGAtggccctggggaggggctccGGCTCCTTCTACGGGATGTTGACCGCTTCTCCAGCCATGTCAGTGGAACCCTTG GCCAGTTTTACCAGGACGTGCTCTGGGGGCCCCCAGCAGCAGCAGATGACAGCAAGCGAACCCTGAGGGTTCAGGGGCGTGACCACTCTGCTACCAG AGAGCTCAAGCTGGATTACCAAGAGGCACCCCCGGGAAAAGAGATTGTCTGCTGGTCTGTGGAGCTGTAG
- the ITIH4 gene encoding inter-alpha-trypsin inhibitor heavy chain H4 isoform X4 — MGPEQQPGAPAERKGALWPHLSLLRNKVYPSCLDPSSSCPTQTPPRAVWCLCSGPTDVVTLTWPPGFCLPEAALWPSSSWPPLCFSQAGLMENGLVHHCVPRPWGTWWRHLTGVRGGGGLVDLPEGVPVSTSHLTCLSSGHIPVPSQGPQDIDSLPPYLRPLRVLAYRFQFPRTYPRRGGAASKLLIHSPLPLKFRSHLPGTGAKMKTPAPVHAWDIVLVLLSLLLAILQTTTAQKNGINIYSLTVDSKVSSRFAHTVVTSRVVNRANTVQEATFQMELPKKAFITNFSMIIDGVTYPGNIKEKSVAQKKYSAAVSRGESAGLVQATGRKTEKFQVSVSVAPAAKVTFELVYEELLSRRLGAYELLLQIHPQQLVKHLQMDVHIFEPQGISFLETESTFMTNELAKALTTFQNQTKAHIQFKPTLSQQQISPEQQDTVLNGNFIIRYDVNRTSSGGSIQIENGYFVHYFAPEGLSTLSKNVIFVIDKSGSMSGRKIQQTQEALLKILDDLRPYDQFNLISFSGEATQWKPQLVPASAENVKEAKSYVAGIQAQGGTNINDAMLMAVQLLERANREELLPARSVTLIVLLTDGDPTVGETNPSRIQKNVQEAIDGQYSLFCLGFGFDVSYAFLEKLALDNGGLARRIYEDSDSALQLQDFYQEVANPLLTSVAFEYPSNAVEAVTQDHFRLFFKGSELVVAGKLRDQSPDILSARVRGQLNLEDITFVTESSVAEQEEAFRSPKYIFHSFMERLWAYLTIQQLLEQMVSTKSDAEKQALEARALSLSLNYSFVTPLTSMVITKPEGQEQSEVAEKPVENESRHRNVYSAGVFGQGPGFPMRFGQLGPSGPIHPPYLPDPSHHTTWGAVLPDIALASVSSAISVPDQASRDLDIRIKETTTTAPPPAPIQAPSVILPLPGQSENQLCVDLKHSQGLLNLLSDPGQGVEVTGHYEMGKAKFMWIDVTFKNPQLQVRASPEHVVVTRNRRNSAYKWKETLYSVVSGLKMTMDKAGLLLLSSPDRVTIGLLSWDGPGEGLRLLLRDVDRFSSHVSGTLGQFYQDVLWGPPAAADDSKRTLRVQGRDHSATRELKLDYQEAPPGKEIVCWSVEL, encoded by the exons ATGGGGCCTGAACAGCAGCCGGGGGCCCCTGCAGAGAGAAAGGGGGCTCTTTggccccacctctctctcctcaGAAATAAGGTGTATCCATCCTGCCTTGACCCCAGCAGCTCCTGCCCCACTCAGACACCCCCAAGGGCTGTTTGGTGTCTTTGCAGCGGCCCCACTGATGTGGTCACACTGACATGGCCTCCAGGCTTCTGCCTCCCAGAAGCCGCCCTCTGGCCCTCATCTTCCTGGCCACCTCTCTGCTTCTCCCAGGCTGGGCTTATGGAAAATGGGCTGGTTCACCACTGTGTCCCCAGACCCTGGGGAACGTGGTGGCGgcatctgactggtgtgaggggtGGTGGTGGCCTAGTGGACCTTCCAGAAGGGGTACCAGTATCCACCTCCCACCTGACCTGCCTCTCCTCAGGACACATTCCCGTCCCCAGCCAAGGTCCACAGGACATTGACAGTTTGCCTCCTTATCTGAGGCCACTGCGAGTTTTGGCTTACAGATTCCAGTTTCCTAGAACCTACCCCCGCAGGGGCGGGGCAGCCAGCAAGTTACTAATTCATTCCCCACTTCCTCTCAAGTTCAGAAGCCACCTGCCAGGCACTGGAGCCAAAATGAAGACTCCAGCCCCTGTCCACGCCTGGGACATCGTGCTGGTCCTGCTCTCGCTACTACTGGCCATCCTCCAGACTACCACAGCCCAAAAG AATGGCATCAACATCTACAGCCTCACTGTGGACTCCAAGGTCTCATCCCGATTTGCCCACACAGTTGTCACCAGCCGGGTGGTCAACAGGGCCAATACTGTGCAGGAGGCCACCTTCCAGATGGAGCTGCCCAAGAAAGCCTTCATCACCAACTTCTCCAT gatcATCGATGGTGTGACCTACCCAGGGAACATCAAGGAGAAGTCTGTAGCCCAGAAGAAGTACAGCGCTGCCGTGTCCAGAGGAGAGAGCGCCGGCCTCGTCCA GGCCACTGGAAGAAAGACAGAGAAGTTCCAGGTGTCGGTCAGTGTTGCTCCCGCTGCCAAGGTCACTTTCGAGCTGGTGTACGAGGAGCTGCTGTCACGGCGTCTGGGGGCATACGAGCTGCTGCTGCAAATTCATCCTCAGCAGCTGGTCAAGCATCTGCAG ATGGACGTTCATATCTTCGAGCCTCAAGGCATCAGCTTTCTGGAGACAGAGAGCACCTTCATGACCAATGAACTGGCAAAGGCCCTCACCACCTTCCAGAACCAGACCAAG GCTCACATCCAATTCAAGCCGACGCTCTCTCAGCAGCAAATATCTCCAGAGCAACAGGACACAGTCCTGAATGGCAACTTCATCATCCGCTATGATGTCAATCGGACCTCCTCTGGGGGTTCCATTCAG ATCGAGAATGGCTACTTTGTGCACTACTTTGCCCCTGAGGGCCTGTCCACGCTATCTAAGAACGTGATCTTTGTCATTGACAAGAGTGGCTCCATGAGCGGCAGGAAAATACAGCAG ACTCAGGAAGCCCTACTTAAGATCCTGGATGACCTCCGCCCCTACGACCAGTTCAACCTCATCAGCTTCAGTGGGGAAGCAACCCAGTGGAAGCCACAGCTGGTGCCAGCCTCAGCTGAGAACGTGAAAGAGGCCAAGAGCTACGTTGCTGGCATCCAGGCCCAGGGAG GGACCAATATAAACGATGCGATGCTGATGGCCGTGCAGCTGCTGGAAAGAGCCAACCGAGAGGAGCTGCTGCCTGCAAGGAGCGTCACCCTCATCGTCCTCCTCACTGATGGTGACCCCACTGTGG GGGAGACCAACCCCTCGAGGATCCAGAAGAATGTGCAGGAAGCCATCGATGGTCAGTACAGCCTCTTCTGCCTGGGCTTTGGCTTCGACGTCAGCTACGCCTTCCTGGAGAAGCTGGCACTGGACAATGGCGGCCTGGCCCGGCGCATCTATGAAGACTCCGACTCCGCCCTGCAGCTCCAG GACTTCTACCAGGAGGTGGCCAACCCACTGCTGACGTCGGTAGCCTTCGAGTATCCAAGCAACGCTGTGGAGGCTGTCACGCAGGACCACTTCCGGTTGTTCTTCAAAGGCTCCGAGTTGGTGGTAGCTGGGAAGCTCCGGGACCAGAGCCCTGATATACTCTCCGCCAGAGTCAGGGGGCAGCTG AACCTGGAGGACATCACGTTCGTAACAGAGTCCAGTGTGGCAGAGCAGGAGGAGGCGTTCCGGAGCCCCAAGTACATCTTCCACAGCTTCATGGAGAGACTCTGGGCGTACCTGACCATCCAGCAACTGCTTGAGCAAAT GGTCTCGACGAAGTCAGATGCTGAGAAGCAGGCCCTTGAGGCCCGAGCTCTGAGCTTGTCACTCAACTATAGCTTTGTCACCCCCCTCACATCCATGGTGATCACCAAACCCGAAGGCCAAGAACAGTCTGAAGTTGCTGAGAAGCCTGTGGAAAATG AAAGCAGACACAGGAACGTCTACTCAG CCGGAGTTTTCGGGCAGGGACCCGGCTTCCCAATGAGATTCGGACAACTTGGACCTTCTGGACCTATTCATCCTCCTTATCTTCCTGATCCATCCCACCACACGACCTGGGGAGCAGTGCTACCAGACATTGCATTAG CTTCAGTGTCATCAGCTATCTCAGTTCCTGACCAAGCATCTCGTGACCTGGATATAAGAATCAAAG aaacAACCACgacagccccacccccag CCCCCATCCAGGCTCCTTCCGTCATCCTGCCACTGCCTGGCCAGAGCGAGAACCAGCTCTGTGTGGACCTCAAGCACTCTCAGGGTCTTCTGAACCTGCTCTCAGACCCTGGCCAAG GCGTTGAGGTGACTGGCCACTATGAGATGGGGAAGGCCAAGTTCATGTGGATTGACGTGACCTTCAAGAACCCCCAGCTGCAGGTTCGTGCGTCCCCTGAGCACGTGGTAGTAACTCGGAACCGGAGAAACTCTGCGTACAAGTGGAAGGAAACTCTGTACTCGGTCGTGTCCGG CCTCAAGATGACCATGGACAAGGCAGGGCTTCTGCTGCTCAGCAGCCCAGACAGAGTGACCATTGGCCTGCTGTCCTGGGAtggccctggggaggggctccGGCTCCTTCTACGGGATGTTGACCGCTTCTCCAGCCATGTCAGTGGAACCCTTG GCCAGTTTTACCAGGACGTGCTCTGGGGGCCCCCAGCAGCAGCAGATGACAGCAAGCGAACCCTGAGGGTTCAGGGGCGTGACCACTCTGCTACCAG AGAGCTCAAGCTGGATTACCAAGAGGCACCCCCGGGAAAAGAGATTGTCTGCTGGTCTGTGGAGCTGTAG
- the ITIH4 gene encoding inter-alpha-trypsin inhibitor heavy chain H4 isoform X9 — protein MGPEQQPGAPAERKGALWPHLSLLRNKVYPSCLDPSSSCPTQTPPRAVWCLCSGPTDVVTLTWPPGFCLPEAALWPSSSWPPLCFSQAGLMENGLVHHCVPRPWGTWWRHLTGVRGGGGLVDLPEGVPVSTSHLTCLSSGHIPVPSQGPQDIDSLPPYLRPLRVLAYRFQFPRTYPRRGGAASKLLIHSPLPLKFRSHLPGTGAKMKTPAPVHAWDIVLVLLSLLLAILQTTTAQKNGINIYSLTVDSKVSSRFAHTVVTSRVVNRANTVQEATFQMELPKKAFITNFSMIIDGVTYPGNIKEKSVAQKKYSAAVSRGESAGLVQATGRKTEKFQVSVSVAPAAKVTFELVYEELLSRRLGAYELLLQIHPQQLVKHLQMDVHIFEPQGISFLETESTFMTNELAKALTTFQNQTKAHIQFKPTLSQQQISPEQQDTVLNGNFIIRYDVNRTSSGGSIQIENGYFVHYFAPEGLSTLSKNVIFVIDKSGSMSGRKIQQTQEALLKILDDLRPYDQFNLISFSGEATQWKPQLVPASAENVKEAKSYVAGIQAQGGTNINDAMLMAVQLLERANREELLPARSVTLIVLLTDGDPTVGETNPSRIQKNVQEAIDGQYSLFCLGFGFDVSYAFLEKLALDNGGLARRIYEDSDSALQLQDFYQEVANPLLTSVAFEYPSNAVEAVTQDHFRLFFKGSELVVAGKLRDQSPDILSARVRGQLNLEDITFVTESSVAEQEEAFRSPKYIFHSFMERLWAYLTIQQLLEQIKQTQERLLSRSFRAGTRLPNEIRTTWTFWTYSSSLSS, from the exons ATGGGGCCTGAACAGCAGCCGGGGGCCCCTGCAGAGAGAAAGGGGGCTCTTTggccccacctctctctcctcaGAAATAAGGTGTATCCATCCTGCCTTGACCCCAGCAGCTCCTGCCCCACTCAGACACCCCCAAGGGCTGTTTGGTGTCTTTGCAGCGGCCCCACTGATGTGGTCACACTGACATGGCCTCCAGGCTTCTGCCTCCCAGAAGCCGCCCTCTGGCCCTCATCTTCCTGGCCACCTCTCTGCTTCTCCCAGGCTGGGCTTATGGAAAATGGGCTGGTTCACCACTGTGTCCCCAGACCCTGGGGAACGTGGTGGCGgcatctgactggtgtgaggggtGGTGGTGGCCTAGTGGACCTTCCAGAAGGGGTACCAGTATCCACCTCCCACCTGACCTGCCTCTCCTCAGGACACATTCCCGTCCCCAGCCAAGGTCCACAGGACATTGACAGTTTGCCTCCTTATCTGAGGCCACTGCGAGTTTTGGCTTACAGATTCCAGTTTCCTAGAACCTACCCCCGCAGGGGCGGGGCAGCCAGCAAGTTACTAATTCATTCCCCACTTCCTCTCAAGTTCAGAAGCCACCTGCCAGGCACTGGAGCCAAAATGAAGACTCCAGCCCCTGTCCACGCCTGGGACATCGTGCTGGTCCTGCTCTCGCTACTACTGGCCATCCTCCAGACTACCACAGCCCAAAAG AATGGCATCAACATCTACAGCCTCACTGTGGACTCCAAGGTCTCATCCCGATTTGCCCACACAGTTGTCACCAGCCGGGTGGTCAACAGGGCCAATACTGTGCAGGAGGCCACCTTCCAGATGGAGCTGCCCAAGAAAGCCTTCATCACCAACTTCTCCAT gatcATCGATGGTGTGACCTACCCAGGGAACATCAAGGAGAAGTCTGTAGCCCAGAAGAAGTACAGCGCTGCCGTGTCCAGAGGAGAGAGCGCCGGCCTCGTCCA GGCCACTGGAAGAAAGACAGAGAAGTTCCAGGTGTCGGTCAGTGTTGCTCCCGCTGCCAAGGTCACTTTCGAGCTGGTGTACGAGGAGCTGCTGTCACGGCGTCTGGGGGCATACGAGCTGCTGCTGCAAATTCATCCTCAGCAGCTGGTCAAGCATCTGCAG ATGGACGTTCATATCTTCGAGCCTCAAGGCATCAGCTTTCTGGAGACAGAGAGCACCTTCATGACCAATGAACTGGCAAAGGCCCTCACCACCTTCCAGAACCAGACCAAG GCTCACATCCAATTCAAGCCGACGCTCTCTCAGCAGCAAATATCTCCAGAGCAACAGGACACAGTCCTGAATGGCAACTTCATCATCCGCTATGATGTCAATCGGACCTCCTCTGGGGGTTCCATTCAG ATCGAGAATGGCTACTTTGTGCACTACTTTGCCCCTGAGGGCCTGTCCACGCTATCTAAGAACGTGATCTTTGTCATTGACAAGAGTGGCTCCATGAGCGGCAGGAAAATACAGCAG ACTCAGGAAGCCCTACTTAAGATCCTGGATGACCTCCGCCCCTACGACCAGTTCAACCTCATCAGCTTCAGTGGGGAAGCAACCCAGTGGAAGCCACAGCTGGTGCCAGCCTCAGCTGAGAACGTGAAAGAGGCCAAGAGCTACGTTGCTGGCATCCAGGCCCAGGGAG GGACCAATATAAACGATGCGATGCTGATGGCCGTGCAGCTGCTGGAAAGAGCCAACCGAGAGGAGCTGCTGCCTGCAAGGAGCGTCACCCTCATCGTCCTCCTCACTGATGGTGACCCCACTGTGG GGGAGACCAACCCCTCGAGGATCCAGAAGAATGTGCAGGAAGCCATCGATGGTCAGTACAGCCTCTTCTGCCTGGGCTTTGGCTTCGACGTCAGCTACGCCTTCCTGGAGAAGCTGGCACTGGACAATGGCGGCCTGGCCCGGCGCATCTATGAAGACTCCGACTCCGCCCTGCAGCTCCAG GACTTCTACCAGGAGGTGGCCAACCCACTGCTGACGTCGGTAGCCTTCGAGTATCCAAGCAACGCTGTGGAGGCTGTCACGCAGGACCACTTCCGGTTGTTCTTCAAAGGCTCCGAGTTGGTGGTAGCTGGGAAGCTCCGGGACCAGAGCCCTGATATACTCTCCGCCAGAGTCAGGGGGCAGCTG AACCTGGAGGACATCACGTTCGTAACAGAGTCCAGTGTGGCAGAGCAGGAGGAGGCGTTCCGGAGCCCCAAGTACATCTTCCACAGCTTCATGGAGAGACTCTGGGCGTACCTGACCATCCAGCAACTGCTTGAGCAAAT AAAGCAGACACAGGAACGTCTACTCAG CCGGAGTTTTCGGGCAGGGACCCGGCTTCCCAATGAGATTCGGACAACTTGGACCTTCTGGACCTATTCATCCTCCTTATCTTCCTGA